From one Lycorma delicatula isolate Av1 chromosome 2, ASM4794821v1, whole genome shotgun sequence genomic stretch:
- the LOC142319864 gene encoding uncharacterized protein LOC142319864 — MRLVLRQPSPIWRVFHVEEINLYVDLPRLTAKNSLNNSSGTTTTEQYDKLLALIRRQTLAALNWTPSDSKSASSRIPIQDQQKGSCGYEITKLPQIFKTVNRYVEILERLQKRVAHVGHVAQLLMVGETNHQSQLDAAS, encoded by the exons ATGCGTTTAGTTTTAAGGCAGCCTTCTCCGATATGGCGTGTATTCCATGTGGAAGAAATAAACTTATATGTTGATCTTCCACGTTTAActgcaaaaaattcattaaataattcaagTGGAACTACTACTACTGAACAATATGATAAGCTACTTGCACTTATTAGACGCCAAACATTAGCTGCACTTAACTGGACTCCCAGTGATTCAAAATCTGCATCATCTAGAATACCAATACAAGATCAGCAGAAAGGTTCTTGTGGTtatgaaataactaaattacCGCAA ATTTTTAAGACTGTAAATCGATATgttgaaattcttgaaagactgcagaaaagagttgctcATGTTGGTCATGTTGCTCAGTTGCTCATGGTTGGTGAGACCAACCATCAAAgccaactggatgctgcatcatga
- the LOC142319865 gene encoding uncharacterized protein LOC142319865: MEIGEWKGKSSSCLSGSTAGRPRTTGRETVEFSVKGPVPICLEDETVSLPGCSILDITFTVPSTVGELVFRNYYTAWLSVLIKTEQTEVWSLSVVHKNLMPSPHEETGSHGFISIVATESSVPWKDLLVMRLVLRQPSPIWRVFHVEEINLYVDLPRLTAKNSLNNSSGTTTTEQYDKLLALIRRQTLAALNWTPSDSKSASSRIPIQDQQKGSCGYEITKLPQIFKTVNRYVEILERLQKRVAHVGHVAQLLMVGETNHQSQLDAAS, from the exons ATGGAAATTGGTGAATGGAAAGGAAAATCATCGTCTTGTTTATCAGGGTCTACAGCTGGTCGACCGAGGACAACAGGTAGAGAGACTGTTGAATTCAGTGTTAAGGGTCCAGTTCCAATATGTCTGGAAGATGAGACAGTCTCCTTACCAGGGTGTTCAATTTTAGACATCACTTTTACTGTTCCTTCTACTGTTGGAGAACTTGTGTTTCGAAATTATTACACAGCTTGGCTTAGTGTTTTAATCAAAACTGAACAAACAGAAGTATGGTCGCTATCAGTTGTTCATAAAAATCTAATGCCATCACCTCATGAAGAAACAGGTAGCCATGGATTTATCTCTATTGTAGCAACTGAAAGTTCAGTACCATGGAAAGATTTACTTGTCATGCGTTTAGTTTTAAGGCAGCCTTCTCCGATATGGCGTGTATTCCATGTGGAAGAAATAAACTTATATGTTGATCTTCCACGTTTAActgcaaaaaattcattaaataattcaagTGGAACTACTACTACTGAACAATATGATAAGCTACTTGCACTTATTAGACGCCAAACATTAGCTGCACTTAACTGGACTCCCAGTGATTCAAAATCTGCATCATCTAGAATACCAATACAAGATCAGCAGAAAGGTTCTTGTGGTtatgaaataactaaattacCGCAA ATTTTTAAGACTGTAAATCGATATgttgaaattcttgaaagactgcagaaaagagttgctcATGTTGGTCATGTTGCTCAGTTGCTCATGGTTGGTGAGACCAACCATCAAAgccaactggatgctgcatcatga